Proteins co-encoded in one Arachis hypogaea cultivar Tifrunner chromosome 13, arahy.Tifrunner.gnm2.J5K5, whole genome shotgun sequence genomic window:
- the LOC112735211 gene encoding uncharacterized protein, whose translation MKPPNGRKIVLRFNDRLQSVGNEAGILSGVVGMLGSDYTKFPICEKDWRKELFHFEEDSGGIIKRTILKMLGRTWKDMRNHLYHYFYDEELTLEENIRGHPPRITADHWRWFLDYRNSEETKSKRQGCPVSRGELFVLTHKRTNGFYLHDVTRTTGERIAEIEQHDESSRR comes from the exons ATGAAGCCACCTAACGGTAGAAAGATCGTACTGAGGTTCAATGATAGACTGCAATCAGTTGGAAATGAAGCGGGTATACTAAGCGGCGTTGTCGGAATGCTGGGATCTGACTACACCAAATTCCCAATCTGCGAGAAGGACTGGAGAAAG GAATTGTTCCATTTTGAAGAAGATAGTGGAGGAATTATCAAGCGTACGATATTAAAAATGCTAGGAAGGACTTGGAAGGACATGAGGAATCATTTGTATCATTACTTTTACGATGAAGAGCTGACCCTTGAAGAAAATATTAGAGGCCATCCACCGAGAATTACTGCAGATCATTGGAGATGGTTCCTTGATTATCGCAACAGTGAAGAAACAAag TCGAAACGACAGGGGTGTCCAGTTAGTAGGGGGGAGTTGTTTGTCTTAACGCACAAACGAACTAATGGATTCTATCTCCATGATGTAACCCGGACCACTGGT GAAAGAATTGCGGAGATTGAGCAACATGATGAATCATCAAGACGGTAA